The Bradyrhizobium sp. WBAH42 genome includes a window with the following:
- a CDS encoding NAD(P)H-dependent oxidoreductase has product MNLFRLLQARASAGKPVRVALIGAGKFGSMFLAQVPHTPGLEVPIIVDIDRDRAREACRTVGWDAERIAATVFTDDGARAIAGGAMDVVVEATGNPAIGIRHARAAIAAGKHIVMVNVEADVLAGPLLAEEARKAGVVYSLAYGDQPALTAEMVDWARATGFHVVAAGKGTKYLPAYHDVTPDGVWQHYGLTAGEAQSAGMNPQMFNSFLDGTKSAIEMAAIANACGLDVPVDGLSFPPCGVDDLPHIMRARSRGGVLERSGLVEVVSSLERDGRPVFRDLRWGVYVVLEAPNDYAADCFRQYGLKTDASGRFAAMYKPYHLIGLELNISVLAAALRGEATGQPYGFRGDVVAVAKRNLRAGEMLDGEGGYTVWGKLLPAAASLKAGALPIGLAHRLKLKHDVAHGTVVRWSDVEFDANNETIRVRKAMETAFAKER; this is encoded by the coding sequence ATGAACCTCTTCCGCCTCCTCCAGGCCCGCGCGTCCGCCGGCAAGCCCGTTCGCGTCGCGCTGATCGGCGCCGGCAAGTTCGGCTCGATGTTCCTCGCACAGGTGCCGCACACGCCGGGGCTGGAGGTGCCCATCATCGTCGACATCGACCGCGACCGGGCGCGCGAGGCCTGCCGCACGGTCGGCTGGGACGCCGAGCGGATCGCCGCCACCGTCTTCACCGATGACGGCGCGCGCGCCATCGCCGGCGGTGCCATGGACGTGGTGGTGGAGGCGACCGGCAATCCCGCAATCGGCATCCGCCACGCGCGCGCCGCGATCGCGGCGGGCAAGCATATCGTGATGGTCAATGTCGAAGCGGACGTGCTCGCGGGCCCGCTGCTCGCCGAGGAAGCGCGTAAAGCCGGCGTGGTCTATTCGCTCGCCTATGGCGATCAGCCGGCGCTGACCGCGGAGATGGTCGATTGGGCCCGCGCCACCGGCTTTCACGTCGTTGCCGCCGGCAAGGGCACGAAGTACCTGCCGGCCTATCACGACGTGACGCCCGACGGCGTCTGGCAGCATTACGGCCTGACCGCGGGTGAAGCGCAGTCGGCCGGCATGAATCCGCAGATGTTCAACTCCTTCCTCGACGGCACCAAGTCGGCGATCGAGATGGCCGCGATTGCCAATGCCTGCGGCCTCGACGTGCCCGTAGACGGCCTGTCGTTTCCGCCCTGCGGTGTCGACGATTTGCCGCATATCATGCGGGCGCGCTCGCGCGGCGGCGTGCTGGAGCGATCAGGCCTCGTCGAAGTCGTCTCCTCGCTCGAACGCGACGGCCGGCCGGTGTTTCGCGACCTGCGCTGGGGCGTCTATGTCGTGCTGGAGGCACCGAACGACTATGCTGCCGACTGCTTCCGGCAATATGGCCTGAAGACCGACGCCAGCGGACGCTTCGCCGCCATGTACAAGCCCTATCATCTGATCGGGCTCGAGCTGAACATCTCGGTGCTGGCGGCGGCGCTGCGGGGCGAGGCCACTGGGCAGCCTTACGGCTTCCGCGGCGACGTCGTGGCCGTGGCCAAACGCAATCTGCGTGCCGGGGAGATGCTGGACGGCGAAGGCGGCTACACGGTGTGGGGCAAGCTGTTACCGGCGGCCGCGAGCCTCAAGGCCGGCGCCCTGCCGATCGGGCTCGCACATCGCTTGAAGCTGAAGCACGACGTCGCCCACGGCACGGTGGTGCGCTGGAGCGATGTCGAGTTCGATGCAAACAACGAGACGATCAGGGTGCGAAAAGCGATGGAGACGGCTTTCGCGAAGGAGCGGTAA